From bacterium, a single genomic window includes:
- a CDS encoding ferritin family protein: protein MDRMSSIELALKNEITEHEFYLNEALRSRNELAKKMFAQLAKDEEEHMHRIRALHEKLIKQGNWPKDMPIVVAGTDVKKILDSIVAKAGSVTDHDEDDVKALKKAIDFESKGVDLYTRLTGLCQNQMEKNFFSFLAGIEREHHRSLVDALAYLNDPESWLMQQERAGLDGA from the coding sequence ATGGACCGCATGTCATCCATCGAGCTGGCGCTGAAGAACGAGATCACCGAACACGAATTCTATCTCAACGAGGCGCTCCGTTCGCGCAACGAGCTGGCGAAGAAGATGTTCGCGCAGCTGGCCAAGGACGAAGAGGAGCACATGCACCGCATCCGCGCGCTGCATGAAAAGCTGATCAAACAAGGCAACTGGCCCAAGGACATGCCCATAGTGGTGGCGGGCACGGACGTGAAGAAGATACTGGACAGCATTGTCGCCAAGGCCGGCAGCGTCACGGACCACGACGAGGACGACGTAAAGGCGCTCAAGAAGGCCATCGACTTCGAATCAAAGGGAGTCGATCTCTATACCAGGCTCACCGGCCTCTGCCAGAACCAGATGGAGAAAAACTTCTTCTCGTTCCTGGCCGGGATCGAGCGCGAACACCATCGTTCGCTGGTCGATGCGCTGGCCTATCTCAACGATCCAGAGTCGTGGCTCATGCAGCAGGAGCGCGCTGGCCTCGACGGCGCTTGA